DNA sequence from the Vanrija pseudolonga chromosome 7, complete sequence genome:
TTGagcctggggtgtgagccTGGGCGGTGTCGCTACCACGCCGCACCGAGCCCCAGCCCCCAACATACGCACCATTTACAAAACGTCCTGTGTTCGCGCAGCCCGTCAGCGGTGACCATTGTGAATGAGAGCaaagcgagcgcgagcgacgacgcaccTGCTCTGAATTTCCGTCCACTCGAGCTCGGACCGCACGCCCATGCTGACGCTATTGCGCTGGCtccccggcgtcggcgtgctggcgcCCGCGCGATCGCGGAGGTTCTCGCGCGActtggccgcgccgagggagcgcgtgcgctcgagggcaaagctcgaccggctcggcgAGTGCGGGAAGCCGGCGTGCAGCGGCGTCCCCGGCGTGCTGAGGGTCGCTGTAGGGGGCATTGCAAGTGGGCCCAGAGGGCTGAGTGCGCTGTCGTGTGTGAAGCTGGGGGCTGTCGGTGTGGGAGAGAAGCAGTGTGACGAtgctgggcgagggcgagaaggacaGAAGGGCAGATGTGCTGGGGGGtgatcgacgccgccgtcgtcgtcgccgcccgttTCCCAGCTTGTTGTCTCtctggccgccgcgacaaACAAATAAATCAGGGACGCTTTAGCTCCCGCCACCCTCAAACCAGAGCCAGAGTGAGGTATGCTATATGACATGCAGCGATTCATTCATGCTGCACGACTATGCAGCCGACGGTCGCGACAATGCTAGACTGCAAATGCATACATGGCGACTCCACGACGCcctactcgtcgtcgtcgtcaatcAAAAACTGCGCCACCTGATCACGTAGCTCGCTGGGCGGAACGTGGCGCCGCTCCTGGACCCTCGCCCCCACCCacagtggcagtggcactGGCTCGGCAGTGGGCCGGTCcttctgcgccgccgtgAGGGGCGTGAACATTGTCAGGCAGGCGTAGCAGAggagcggggcgagggggtcggccgagggggcggcagcgacacCGTCGCCTTTACCAGGCAGCGATGTGAGCGCTGAGCGTGCCTTCCAGTCGATGGCGGAGGCGTCGACAGGTCTGGCGCGCGTCAGTGGCGACACACGGACACATACTCACAGCTGGCACACGGGGCACAATGGCCCATCGGCCTCGCCTACAAAACACAGCTTGTCGCCCGTCTTGTTGATCGTCGTCACGGTTGACGGGTGCGAGACGTTGAGCCCGGCGATGAAgcctggggtgtcagcaaGCGAACACATGGCGGCACTCACGCTCAGTCAGCGCCTCGATGCTCGCTGTTGCGCCCTTGccacgcgcgtcgcgtcgagcgcccCCGCCCGTCCCGTCCCACCGGCGCTCATTGTACGTCTCCACCCGGCGGCCATGGCACCAAATGGCCGCCTCTTTCAGCGATACGTTCTTCATAACCTTGATCCGGGTCACGGTgcggccagcgcgaggcAGCGGAGCCGAGCTCGCAAGCTCAAGCGGCAGCGCCCAACCACGCCCGGTCGCCGTACCGGCGATCACTCTCTGGGCCTCCCGTGTCGACGTCTCTCCAACCAGCAGGTGCGAGATGTTGGGAAGCGCGtgcgccaccacgcccagcaACCCATCGAGGatgtgcgcgaggagcgcggggcgggagggaggggggagggaggtgaggagcgcctggagcgactcgagcggGGTGGctgttgacgacgagggggtcGAGAGGAGTGGTAAGTCTGGACATCCGTcagcgctcgcgccgcttgTACCACTCACCAGGCTCATCAAGCCGAACagcgaccgcctcggcgtcgtcgcttcCCTCCTCCGTACCAccgccaagcgccgccacccgccgGCTCAACAGCGGGTCAAAGGAGTCCTCGGCACGCACGCAGACGAAGCGCAGCCCGCGCTCCTCCGCAAACGCCCTCAGCAGCCCCTCGCGGCTCGGCAAGCCAGTCACGGCAGAAAAGTCGACGTGCACGGCCCATCCGCGCTCCcacaccgcctcgcgctgcccgcgcgtcgtgtcccgcacctcgccatcgcggccgACGTAGCGCTCGTGCACGAggtccgcgagcgccgaggagcccgcgccggccgagagcgcgagcaggacGTTGGCGCCCGTCGGGCGCGGGAACGGCTGCGCTgagcgcgcgtcggcgggcagcaGGGGCGGGTGGAGCGACTTGACCACCGAGACACGCACTGCCGACTCGAAGCAGCCGCTACTGGTTAGGACACTGCCGTGGGGGAGGGACGTACCGGCACATGGTGACTGAGCGCACGATGTACAGACACTTGT
Encoded proteins:
- the Ctu2 gene encoding Cytoplasmic tRNA 2-thiolation protein 2, giving the protein MSCANQPDGQGDEAVVMPRRKRVYQREKGVCQRCRTNKCLYIVRSVTMCRVLTSSGCFESAVRVSVVKSLHPPLLPADARSAQPFPRPTGANVLLALSAGAGSSALADLVHERYVGRDGEVRDTTRGQREAVWERGWAVHVDFSAVTGLPSREGLLRAFAEERGLRFVCVRAEDSFDPLLSRRVAALGGGTEEGSDDAEAVAVRLDEPDLPLLSTPSSSTATPLESLQALLTSLPPPSRPALLAHILDGLLGVVAHALPNISHLLVGETSTREAQRVIAGTATGRGWALPLELASSAPLPRAGRTVTRIKVMKNVSLKEAAIWCHGRRVETYNERRWDGTGGGARRDARGKGATASIEALTERFIAGLNVSHPSTVTTINKTGDKLCFVGEADGPLCPVCQLPVDASAIDWKARSALTSLPGKGDGVAAAPSADPLAPLLCYACLTMFTPLTAAQKDRPTAEPVPLPLWVGARVQERRHVPPSELRDQVAQFLIDDDDE